A single genomic interval of Methanocalculus natronophilus harbors:
- the mptA gene encoding GTP cyclohydrolase MptA, whose protein sequence is MELSDIQSTIPDIRINLSRVGVRNVRKLVEVAREGKRPAIFISKFDIFVDLPGSLKGANLSRNFEVIDDVMDKALGGEVKEIEEVCSTVAGQLLDRHEYAERTEVRMKSEFMVKRLTPVTSTSCHEVVTVHARAIAQRTSKRPIIRKSIGAEVTGMTACPCAQNIMKDHAMMVLESLDMDKDRIEKFFDEVPMASHNQRGKGFLCIETDDDQHVPLEDVINVLKESMSAKIYELLKRGDESYVVMEAHKNARFVEDCVREMAKKVVSTFGHLPGDAYVTIQQTNEESIHQHDAYAERHATLAELYAELNGE, encoded by the coding sequence ATGGAACTGTCTGATATTCAGTCCACTATCCCCGATATCCGGATCAACCTGAGCCGGGTGGGTGTTCGGAACGTCCGAAAACTTGTTGAAGTCGCACGGGAAGGAAAGCGCCCGGCGATCTTTATCTCGAAATTTGACATCTTTGTCGATCTCCCCGGTTCGCTGAAAGGTGCAAACCTTTCACGGAACTTCGAAGTCATCGACGATGTCATGGATAAGGCCCTCGGCGGCGAGGTGAAGGAGATAGAGGAGGTCTGCAGCACTGTTGCAGGGCAGCTTCTGGATCGCCACGAGTATGCCGAAAGAACCGAGGTCCGGATGAAGAGCGAGTTCATGGTCAAGAGGCTGACGCCGGTTACGAGCACCAGCTGCCATGAGGTTGTCACTGTCCATGCCCGTGCAATTGCCCAGCGGACAAGCAAAAGGCCGATCATCAGGAAGAGCATCGGTGCAGAGGTGACAGGTATGACAGCCTGCCCCTGTGCACAGAATATCATGAAGGATCACGCCATGATGGTGCTTGAATCACTTGATATGGATAAGGACAGGATAGAAAAATTCTTTGATGAAGTTCCAATGGCAAGCCACAACCAGCGTGGCAAGGGCTTCCTCTGCATTGAGACTGATGATGATCAGCATGTCCCGCTTGAGGATGTCATCAATGTTCTCAAGGAATCAATGAGTGCAAAGATCTATGAACTCCTCAAACGCGGTGACGAGAGCTATGTCGTGATGGAGGCACATAAGAACGCACGGTTTGTTGAGGATTGTGTCAGGGAGATGGCAAAAAAGGTGGTCTCGACATTCGGCCATCTTCCAGGTGATGCATATGTCACGATACAGCAGACCAATGAGGAGAGTATCCACCAGCACGATGCCTATGCAGAGCGTCATGCAACCCTTGCAGAACTCTATGCCGAATTAAACGGCGAATAA
- the frhG gene encoding coenzyme F420 hydrogenase subunit gamma, producing the protein MADKITVGHVHMSGCTGCLVSFADTYEGLLTILDKYADLVYCLTLADVRHIPEMDVALVEGSVCINDHLSVEEIIETRKNAKIVVALGGCACYGNITRFCRGGQMNQPQHEGFLPIGDLIDVDVYIPGCAPTPQQIRNVCVMAYLLLKGNDEQKALAGAYLTPFMNLAKAGTEACGCDIMTQVINQGLCMGCGSCAAACPVRAISMEYGKPQIERDLCIKCGACYAQCPRSFFSFDVVNQYEGIMDAIDAAMQP; encoded by the coding sequence GTGGCTGACAAGATTACTGTAGGACACGTGCACATGAGTGGATGCACCGGGTGCCTTGTGTCCTTTGCAGACACCTATGAAGGATTGTTAACAATTCTTGACAAATATGCGGACCTCGTCTACTGTCTCACATTAGCCGATGTCCGGCATATCCCTGAGATGGATGTAGCCCTCGTCGAAGGATCGGTCTGTATTAATGACCACCTTTCGGTCGAGGAGATCATCGAGACCAGAAAGAACGCGAAGATCGTCGTAGCACTTGGCGGATGCGCCTGCTATGGCAACATCACCCGGTTCTGCCGTGGCGGTCAGATGAACCAGCCCCAGCATGAAGGGTTCCTGCCAATCGGCGATCTGATCGATGTTGATGTGTATATCCCCGGATGTGCACCGACACCGCAGCAGATCAGAAACGTCTGTGTCATGGCGTACCTGCTGCTGAAAGGAAACGACGAGCAGAAAGCACTTGCAGGAGCATACCTGACACCATTCATGAACCTTGCAAAAGCAGGCACCGAAGCCTGCGGATGCGACATCATGACCCAGGTGATCAACCAGGGTCTCTGCATGGGCTGTGGCTCATGTGCAGCGGCCTGTCCGGTTCGTGCAATCAGCATGGAATACGGCAAGCCCCAGATCGAGCGCGACCTCTGCATCAAGTGCGGTGCATGCTATGCCCAGTGCCCGCGGAGCTTCTTCAGCTTCGACGTGGTCAACCAGTATGAGGGCATCATGGATGCTATAGACGCTGCTATGCAGCCCTGA
- the ilvC gene encoding ketol-acid reductoisomerase encodes MIQKYYDADADLSFLKGKTIAVIGYGSQGRGQALNLRDSGLDVIIGLRPGKSWDEAEKDGFSVHKVAEAAAKADLVQILLPDETQGAVFRSEIAPSLKKGASLVFSHGFNIHYGQIVPPEDVDVFMVAPKGPGYMVRRTYTEGMGVPALIAVYQDISGKARAHALAYAKGIGATRAMVLETTFREETETDLFGEQAVLCGGITSLIRAGYETLVDAGYSPEMAYLEVLHETKLIIDLIYEGGFTKMRRYISNTAQYGDLTRGTRVIGPESKMEMEEILLEIQDGTFAKEWILENLVNRPVFNALTRADEEHEIEHVGAELRKDMPQFKNL; translated from the coding sequence ATGATCCAGAAGTACTATGACGCAGACGCTGATCTCTCCTTTTTAAAAGGAAAGACGATCGCCGTGATCGGCTACGGCTCACAGGGCCGCGGCCAGGCACTGAACCTCCGGGATAGCGGACTCGATGTTATTATCGGTCTTCGCCCCGGAAAGAGCTGGGATGAGGCAGAGAAAGACGGTTTTTCCGTCCACAAGGTTGCTGAAGCAGCTGCAAAGGCAGACCTGGTTCAGATCCTCCTCCCCGACGAGACCCAGGGAGCGGTCTTCAGATCTGAGATCGCACCCAGCCTGAAGAAAGGCGCATCACTTGTCTTTTCTCATGGCTTCAACATCCATTACGGTCAGATAGTCCCGCCTGAGGATGTCGATGTCTTTATGGTTGCCCCAAAAGGCCCCGGCTATATGGTCAGGCGAACCTACACCGAAGGAATGGGTGTCCCGGCGCTTATCGCCGTGTACCAGGATATCTCCGGCAAGGCACGCGCACATGCCCTTGCCTATGCAAAAGGGATCGGCGCCACCCGTGCAATGGTTCTGGAGACGACGTTTCGCGAGGAGACCGAGACCGATCTCTTCGGCGAGCAGGCAGTCCTCTGCGGCGGGATCACCTCGCTTATCAGGGCAGGGTACGAGACGCTTGTTGATGCAGGATACAGCCCGGAGATGGCATACCTTGAGGTTCTGCACGAGACGAAACTTATCATCGATCTCATCTATGAGGGCGGTTTCACAAAGATGCGGAGATACATCAGCAACACCGCCCAGTACGGCGATCTGACCCGTGGTACACGCGTCATCGGGCCCGAGAGCAAAATGGAGATGGAGGAGATTCTGCTTGAGATCCAGGACGGCACATTTGCAAAGGAATGGATCCTCGAAAATCTCGTGAACAGGC
- the frhD gene encoding coenzyme F420-reducing hydrogenase, FrhD protein, giving the protein MDELYPEIVIAGCGNMLFGDDGFGPEVVERLKELALPDNVKAVDVGLGGPHFCFTMLDNDVTRKLIIIDIVDFGAEPGTLTRLRAEDLPPGSYRDAHSWDLTEPLNRLKDFVDIMVIGCQPKNVPASDFEIGISKEVEDAIPRTIQVILKEIGVENGNS; this is encoded by the coding sequence ATGGATGAGCTGTACCCCGAGATTGTCATTGCCGGCTGTGGCAACATGCTCTTTGGCGATGACGGCTTTGGACCTGAAGTTGTGGAGCGGTTGAAGGAGCTTGCTCTCCCCGACAATGTAAAGGCGGTCGATGTGGGGCTTGGAGGCCCCCATTTCTGCTTTACCATGCTCGATAACGATGTGACCAGGAAGCTCATTATCATTGATATCGTCGATTTTGGTGCTGAACCCGGGACGCTCACGAGGCTCCGGGCAGAGGATCTCCCGCCGGGAAGCTACCGGGATGCCCATTCATGGGATCTGACCGAACCGCTGAACCGGCTGAAGGATTTCGTTGATATCATGGTGATCGGGTGCCAGCCAAAGAACGTGCCCGCCTCTGACTTTGAGATTGGTATCTCAAAAGAGGTTGAGGATGCTATACCCCGGACGATTCAGGTTATATTGAAGGAAATAGGGGTGGAAAATGGGAATTCTTGA
- the frhA gene encoding coenzyme F420 hydrogenase subunit alpha, which yields MSKVVEVSPTTRHEGHSKLVLKVNDDGIIERGDWISITPVRGVEKLAIGKTMEQVPKIASRVCGICPIAHTLAAIESMEASIGCEIPEDAYLLRLILQCANRLHSHALHEILALPDMYLPGTDTKINPFTPEEPVRSVAKRIQTLRMVGQTVGEIVGGEAVHPSNPRVGGMYTNITPRAKAKINDLAKMALPLAREQMEFMIAIYRNFQKRDWAEVGGKEIPIPKDLGYHNQGYMAVDPVYGSSSLDENPTWFPERWTEVRPWDWYMGEEEITLEDPSYPVGGTTKAGTKAWPQMEACTGVPLYDGQPVEVGPRARLVQYKNYDEKGTIGQHIAREMELMDAVYKMIEAADALNCSGAVVPDVIPQGDGSIGWAANEAPRGCDTHLAKVRNGKVEWFSMLVPTTWNFPTCSRALEGAPWQLGEMIVRGYDPCVSCATHMIVIDEDNRLVAEKLLE from the coding sequence TTGTCGAAAGTAGTAGAAGTTTCCCCAACCACAAGGCATGAAGGCCACTCCAAGCTCGTGTTGAAAGTCAATGATGACGGCATCATCGAGCGCGGAGACTGGATCTCCATTACTCCTGTCAGGGGTGTTGAAAAGCTTGCCATCGGCAAGACGATGGAGCAGGTTCCAAAGATCGCATCACGTGTCTGTGGTATCTGTCCGATTGCCCACACCCTCGCTGCAATAGAATCGATGGAGGCATCAATCGGATGTGAGATCCCAGAGGATGCATATCTTCTCAGACTGATTCTCCAGTGTGCAAACAGGCTGCACAGCCATGCACTGCATGAAATTCTGGCATTACCTGATATGTACCTGCCAGGAACAGACACAAAGATTAACCCCTTTACACCAGAAGAGCCGGTCAGAAGCGTTGCAAAGCGTATCCAGACCCTCCGTATGGTCGGTCAGACGGTCGGAGAGATCGTCGGAGGCGAAGCGGTTCACCCATCAAACCCCCGTGTCGGCGGTATGTACACAAACATCACCCCGCGGGCAAAGGCAAAGATCAATGATCTTGCAAAGATGGCGCTCCCGCTTGCACGCGAGCAGATGGAGTTCATGATTGCAATCTACCGGAACTTCCAGAAGCGCGACTGGGCAGAGGTTGGTGGCAAGGAGATCCCGATACCAAAGGATCTTGGATACCACAACCAGGGATACATGGCAGTAGACCCGGTCTACGGCAGCAGCTCCCTGGACGAGAACCCCACCTGGTTCCCTGAGCGCTGGACAGAAGTCCGGCCATGGGACTGGTACATGGGTGAGGAAGAGATCACGCTTGAAGACCCATCATACCCGGTCGGCGGCACCACAAAGGCAGGTACAAAGGCCTGGCCTCAGATGGAAGCCTGCACCGGTGTTCCGCTCTATGACGGCCAGCCCGTCGAGGTCGGTCCCCGTGCCCGTCTGGTTCAGTACAAGAACTATGACGAGAAGGGAACAATAGGCCAGCACATTGCACGTGAGATGGAACTCATGGATGCTGTCTACAAGATGATTGAGGCAGCAGACGCACTGAACTGCTCAGGAGCGGTTGTACCGGATGTAATCCCACAGGGTGACGGTTCAATCGGATGGGCTGCAAACGAAGCACCGCGAGGCTGTGACACGCACCTGGCCAAGGTCAGGAACGGCAAGGTTGAGTGGTTCTCGATGCTTGTTCCAACGACCTGGAACTTCCCCACCTGCAGCCGGGCTCTTGAAGGAGCACCCTGGCAGCTAGGCGAAATGATCGTCCGTGGCTATGACCCCTGTGTCTCCTGTGCGACCCATATGATCGTCATAGACGAGGACAATAGGCTCGTAGCAGAGAAACTCCTCGAGTGA